Proteins found in one Neofelis nebulosa isolate mNeoNeb1 chromosome 3, mNeoNeb1.pri, whole genome shotgun sequence genomic segment:
- the CHRNA6 gene encoding neuronal acetylcholine receptor subunit alpha-6 isoform X1 — MLTSEGQGFLHFGLCLWLCMFIPFFKGSAGCASEERLFHKLFSHYNQFIRPVENVSEPVTVHFEVAITQLANVDEVNQIMETNLWLRHIWNDYKLRWDPMEYDGIETLRVPADKIWKPDIVLYNNAVGDFQVEGKTKALLKYDGMITWTPPAIFKSSCPMDITFFPFDHQNCSLKFGSWTYDKAEIDLLIIGSKVDMNDFWENSEWEIVDASGYKHDIKYNCCEEIYTDITYSFYIRRLPMFYTINLIVPCLFISFLTVLVFYLPSDCGEKVTLCISVLLSLTVFLLVITETIPSTSLVIPLVGEYLLFTMIFVTLSIAVTVFVLNIHYRTPTTHTMPKWVKTVFLQLLPQILMMKRPLDKMKETSSDKNSKGISGRPTKVNFDNCRETKLPKECCHCHKSSELATSKRRLSHQPLQWMTENSEHSPDVEDVINSVQFIAENMKNQNETKKVEDDWKYVAMVVDRVFLWVFIIVCVFGTAGLFLQPLLGNTGKS; from the exons ATGCTGACCAGCGAGGGCCAGGGATTCCTTCACTTTGGTTTGTGTCTCTGGTTGTGTATGTTCATACCTTTCTTTAAAG GCTCTGCAGGCTGTGCATCTGAAGAGAGGCTCTTTCACAAACTGTTTTCTCATTATAACCAGTTCATCAGGCCTGTGGAAAACGTTTCTGAACCGGTCACGGTGCATTTTGAAGTGGCCATCACACAGCTGGCCAATGTG GATGAAGTAAACCAGATCATGGAAACCAATCTATGGCTACGTCAC ATATGGAATGATTATAAATTGCGCTGGGACCCAATGGAATATGATGGCATTGAGACTCTTCGTGTTCCTGCAGATAAGATATGGAAGCCTGACATCGTTCTCTACAACAA TGCTGTTGGTGACTTCCAAGTTGAAGGCAAGACAAAAGCTCTTCTTAAATATGATGGCATGATAACCTGGACTCCACCAGCTATTTTCAAGAGTTCCTGTCCTATGGAtatcacttttttcccttttgatcaTCAAAACTGTTCCCTTAAATTTGGTTCCTGGACATATGACAAAGCCGAAATTGATCTTCTAATCATTGGATCTAAAGTGGATATGAATGATTTTTGGGAAAACAGCGAATGGGAAATTGTTGATGCCTCTGGCTACAAGCATGACATAAAATACAATTGTTGTGAGGAGATATACACAGATATAACCTATTCTTTTTACATTAGAAGATTGCCAATGTTTTATACCATTAATCTGATCGTCCCTtgtctctttatttcatttctaactGTGCTTGTCTTTTACCTCCCTTCTGACTGTGGTGAAAAGGTGACactttgtatttcagttttgCTTTCTCTGACTGTGTTTTTGCTAGTAATCACGGAAACCATCCCATCCACGTCTCTTGTGATCCCACTGGTGGGTGAGTACCTACTGTTCACCATGATCTTTGTCACACTGTCCATTGCGGTGACTGTGTTTGTGTTGAACATACATTATCGCACCCCAACGACACACACCATGCCCAAGTGGGTGAAGACAGTTTTCCTCCAGCTGTTACCCCAGATCTTGATGATGAAGAGGCCTCTGGACAAGATGAAGGAGACAAGTTCAGATaaaaattccaaaggcatttcTGGTAGGCCCACCAAAGTCAATTTTGATAATTGCAGAGAGACCAAACTTCCTAAAGAATGCTGCCACTGTCATAAATCAAGTGAGCTTGCCACCAGCAAGAGAAGATTAAGTCATCAGCCTTTACAATGGATGACTGAAAATTCAGAGCACTCGCCTGATGTTGAAGATGTAATTAACAGTGTACAATTCatagcagaaaacatgaagaaccaaaatgaaacaaagaag GTAGAAGACGACTGGAAATACGTAGCCATGGTGGTGGACAGAGTATTTCTTTGGGTGTTTATAATTGTCTGTGTGTTTGGAACTGCAGGGCTATTTCTACAGCCACTATTGGGGAACACTGGAAAGTCTTAg
- the CHRNA6 gene encoding neuronal acetylcholine receptor subunit alpha-6 isoform X3 has translation METNLWLRHIWNDYKLRWDPMEYDGIETLRVPADKIWKPDIVLYNNAVGDFQVEGKTKALLKYDGMITWTPPAIFKSSCPMDITFFPFDHQNCSLKFGSWTYDKAEIDLLIIGSKVDMNDFWENSEWEIVDASGYKHDIKYNCCEEIYTDITYSFYIRRLPMFYTINLIVPCLFISFLTVLVFYLPSDCGEKVTLCISVLLSLTVFLLVITETIPSTSLVIPLVGEYLLFTMIFVTLSIAVTVFVLNIHYRTPTTHTMPKWVKTVFLQLLPQILMMKRPLDKMKETSSDKNSKGISGRPTKVNFDNCRETKLPKECCHCHKSSELATSKRRLSHQPLQWMTENSEHSPDVEDVINSVQFIAENMKNQNETKKVEDDWKYVAMVVDRVFLWVFIIVCVFGTAGLFLQPLLGNTGKS, from the exons ATGGAAACCAATCTATGGCTACGTCAC ATATGGAATGATTATAAATTGCGCTGGGACCCAATGGAATATGATGGCATTGAGACTCTTCGTGTTCCTGCAGATAAGATATGGAAGCCTGACATCGTTCTCTACAACAA TGCTGTTGGTGACTTCCAAGTTGAAGGCAAGACAAAAGCTCTTCTTAAATATGATGGCATGATAACCTGGACTCCACCAGCTATTTTCAAGAGTTCCTGTCCTATGGAtatcacttttttcccttttgatcaTCAAAACTGTTCCCTTAAATTTGGTTCCTGGACATATGACAAAGCCGAAATTGATCTTCTAATCATTGGATCTAAAGTGGATATGAATGATTTTTGGGAAAACAGCGAATGGGAAATTGTTGATGCCTCTGGCTACAAGCATGACATAAAATACAATTGTTGTGAGGAGATATACACAGATATAACCTATTCTTTTTACATTAGAAGATTGCCAATGTTTTATACCATTAATCTGATCGTCCCTtgtctctttatttcatttctaactGTGCTTGTCTTTTACCTCCCTTCTGACTGTGGTGAAAAGGTGACactttgtatttcagttttgCTTTCTCTGACTGTGTTTTTGCTAGTAATCACGGAAACCATCCCATCCACGTCTCTTGTGATCCCACTGGTGGGTGAGTACCTACTGTTCACCATGATCTTTGTCACACTGTCCATTGCGGTGACTGTGTTTGTGTTGAACATACATTATCGCACCCCAACGACACACACCATGCCCAAGTGGGTGAAGACAGTTTTCCTCCAGCTGTTACCCCAGATCTTGATGATGAAGAGGCCTCTGGACAAGATGAAGGAGACAAGTTCAGATaaaaattccaaaggcatttcTGGTAGGCCCACCAAAGTCAATTTTGATAATTGCAGAGAGACCAAACTTCCTAAAGAATGCTGCCACTGTCATAAATCAAGTGAGCTTGCCACCAGCAAGAGAAGATTAAGTCATCAGCCTTTACAATGGATGACTGAAAATTCAGAGCACTCGCCTGATGTTGAAGATGTAATTAACAGTGTACAATTCatagcagaaaacatgaagaaccaaaatgaaacaaagaag GTAGAAGACGACTGGAAATACGTAGCCATGGTGGTGGACAGAGTATTTCTTTGGGTGTTTATAATTGTCTGTGTGTTTGGAACTGCAGGGCTATTTCTACAGCCACTATTGGGGAACACTGGAAAGTCTTAg
- the CHRNA6 gene encoding neuronal acetylcholine receptor subunit alpha-6 isoform X2, with the protein MGCGGQKGFSEEDEVNQIMETNLWLRHIWNDYKLRWDPMEYDGIETLRVPADKIWKPDIVLYNNAVGDFQVEGKTKALLKYDGMITWTPPAIFKSSCPMDITFFPFDHQNCSLKFGSWTYDKAEIDLLIIGSKVDMNDFWENSEWEIVDASGYKHDIKYNCCEEIYTDITYSFYIRRLPMFYTINLIVPCLFISFLTVLVFYLPSDCGEKVTLCISVLLSLTVFLLVITETIPSTSLVIPLVGEYLLFTMIFVTLSIAVTVFVLNIHYRTPTTHTMPKWVKTVFLQLLPQILMMKRPLDKMKETSSDKNSKGISGRPTKVNFDNCRETKLPKECCHCHKSSELATSKRRLSHQPLQWMTENSEHSPDVEDVINSVQFIAENMKNQNETKKVEDDWKYVAMVVDRVFLWVFIIVCVFGTAGLFLQPLLGNTGKS; encoded by the exons ATGGGCTGCGGTGGTCAGAAAGGCTTCAGTGAAGAG GATGAAGTAAACCAGATCATGGAAACCAATCTATGGCTACGTCAC ATATGGAATGATTATAAATTGCGCTGGGACCCAATGGAATATGATGGCATTGAGACTCTTCGTGTTCCTGCAGATAAGATATGGAAGCCTGACATCGTTCTCTACAACAA TGCTGTTGGTGACTTCCAAGTTGAAGGCAAGACAAAAGCTCTTCTTAAATATGATGGCATGATAACCTGGACTCCACCAGCTATTTTCAAGAGTTCCTGTCCTATGGAtatcacttttttcccttttgatcaTCAAAACTGTTCCCTTAAATTTGGTTCCTGGACATATGACAAAGCCGAAATTGATCTTCTAATCATTGGATCTAAAGTGGATATGAATGATTTTTGGGAAAACAGCGAATGGGAAATTGTTGATGCCTCTGGCTACAAGCATGACATAAAATACAATTGTTGTGAGGAGATATACACAGATATAACCTATTCTTTTTACATTAGAAGATTGCCAATGTTTTATACCATTAATCTGATCGTCCCTtgtctctttatttcatttctaactGTGCTTGTCTTTTACCTCCCTTCTGACTGTGGTGAAAAGGTGACactttgtatttcagttttgCTTTCTCTGACTGTGTTTTTGCTAGTAATCACGGAAACCATCCCATCCACGTCTCTTGTGATCCCACTGGTGGGTGAGTACCTACTGTTCACCATGATCTTTGTCACACTGTCCATTGCGGTGACTGTGTTTGTGTTGAACATACATTATCGCACCCCAACGACACACACCATGCCCAAGTGGGTGAAGACAGTTTTCCTCCAGCTGTTACCCCAGATCTTGATGATGAAGAGGCCTCTGGACAAGATGAAGGAGACAAGTTCAGATaaaaattccaaaggcatttcTGGTAGGCCCACCAAAGTCAATTTTGATAATTGCAGAGAGACCAAACTTCCTAAAGAATGCTGCCACTGTCATAAATCAAGTGAGCTTGCCACCAGCAAGAGAAGATTAAGTCATCAGCCTTTACAATGGATGACTGAAAATTCAGAGCACTCGCCTGATGTTGAAGATGTAATTAACAGTGTACAATTCatagcagaaaacatgaagaaccaaaatgaaacaaagaag GTAGAAGACGACTGGAAATACGTAGCCATGGTGGTGGACAGAGTATTTCTTTGGGTGTTTATAATTGTCTGTGTGTTTGGAACTGCAGGGCTATTTCTACAGCCACTATTGGGGAACACTGGAAAGTCTTAg